A genomic stretch from Serratia entomophila includes:
- the fecR gene encoding ferric citrate uptake sigma factor regulator FecR, protein MNTPITPEQRQALKMAAQWFALLCDENAGARQRQQWRAWHQQHEDHRWAWQRVEALQSQLQDMPGKFSYRTLEQAGKQAALDRRALLKSLLLLLGVGGGWLGYQSPLGRELRADYRTATGEIKPVVLSDGTQMVLNTASAVDVHYDARQRLIRLHAGEISLITGRDARPLWVESPQGAMRALGTRFLVRENGGETRLTVLEHAVEAQLAQRPQEKRLINAGEQVSFSAGAFEAKQPAAVSDGWTRGAISVSQWRLDRLVAELARYRHGRLSCDPAVAGLRVSGSFPLNDTDRALALLSQTLPVRLQSFTRYWLQIVPA, encoded by the coding sequence ATGAACACCCCAATCACCCCCGAACAGCGCCAGGCGCTGAAAATGGCCGCCCAGTGGTTCGCCCTGCTGTGCGACGAAAACGCCGGCGCGCGCCAGCGGCAACAGTGGCGGGCCTGGCATCAACAGCATGAAGACCACCGCTGGGCCTGGCAACGCGTCGAGGCGTTGCAAAGCCAGCTGCAGGACATGCCGGGCAAGTTCAGCTACCGCACGCTCGAGCAGGCCGGCAAACAGGCGGCGTTGGATCGCCGCGCCCTGCTGAAAAGCCTGCTGCTGTTGCTCGGCGTGGGCGGCGGCTGGCTGGGTTACCAATCGCCGCTGGGCCGCGAGCTGCGCGCCGACTACCGCACCGCCACCGGCGAGATCAAACCGGTGGTGCTGAGCGACGGCACGCAGATGGTGCTGAACACCGCCAGCGCGGTCGACGTGCATTACGACGCACGGCAACGGCTCATTCGCCTGCACGCCGGCGAAATCAGCCTGATTACCGGCCGCGACGCCCGGCCGCTGTGGGTAGAAAGCCCGCAGGGCGCCATGCGCGCACTCGGCACCCGCTTCCTGGTGCGCGAGAACGGCGGCGAAACGCGGCTGACGGTGCTGGAACATGCGGTCGAAGCCCAGCTGGCGCAGCGGCCGCAGGAGAAGCGCCTGATTAACGCCGGTGAACAGGTTAGCTTCAGCGCCGGAGCCTTCGAGGCGAAACAGCCCGCGGCGGTAAGCGACGGCTGGACTCGAGGGGCGATCAGCGTCAGCCAGTGGCGGCTGGATCGGCTGGTTGCCGAACTGGCTCGCTATCGCCACGGCCGCCTGAGCTGCGATCCGGCGGTCGCCGGCCTGCGCGTCAGCGGCAGTTTCCCGCTCAACGACACCGATCGCGCCCTGGCCCTGCTCAGCCAGACGCTGCCGGTGCGCCTGCAAAGCTTCACCCGCTACTGGCTGCAAATCGTCCCCGCCTGA
- the fecI gene encoding ferric citrate uptake sigma factor FecI: MSATATSPHDALSRLYATHHSWLQGWLRRRLGCAFDADDLAQDTFLRILKSDAAAAVREPRDFLVTLAKRVMVDFFRRKTLERAYLEMLALIPEACAPSPEQRQCLLESLQQIDGMLDGLGPKVKQAFLLSQLEGLSYADIALQLGVSVSSVKKYMARATEHCLLFALENDAFR; the protein is encoded by the coding sequence ATGTCCGCCACCGCCACCTCACCTCACGACGCCCTGTCGCGTCTGTATGCGACCCACCATTCCTGGCTACAGGGCTGGCTGAGACGCAGGCTGGGGTGCGCCTTCGACGCGGACGATCTGGCGCAGGACACCTTCCTGCGCATTCTGAAAAGCGATGCGGCCGCTGCGGTCCGCGAACCCAGGGATTTTTTGGTTACCCTCGCCAAGCGGGTGATGGTCGATTTCTTCCGCCGCAAAACGCTGGAGCGCGCCTATCTGGAAATGCTGGCGCTGATCCCGGAAGCTTGCGCCCCGTCGCCGGAGCAGCGGCAGTGCCTGCTGGAAAGCCTGCAGCAGATCGACGGCATGCTCGACGGGCTGGGGCCAAAGGTGAAGCAGGCCTTTTTGCTGTCGCAGCTGGAAGGCCTGAGCTATGCCGACATCGCCCTGCAGCTTGGGGTTTCCGTCAGCTCGGTTAAAAAATACATGGCCAGGGCCACTGAACACTGCCTGCTGTTCGCCCTGGAAAACGACGCCTTCCGATGA
- a CDS encoding ABC transporter ATP-binding protein, translated as MARVELVQVAKRYGKQRVLNPLDLIIPDGSFTVLVGPSGCGKSTLLRLLAGLDSLSGGAILLDKQKINDLDPADRDIAMVFQSYALYPHLTVAENMAFHMQVMKVAKAEQHSKVQQAARTLAIEPLLQRYPRELSGGQRQRVAMGRAMVRNPKVFLFDEPLSNLDAQLRMELRAEIKALHQQFKTTTVYVTHDQIEAMTLADQIVVMKDGDIVQQGEPLAIYDAPADTFVARFIGSPPMNLLEGVITDRQGRRGVACGTLWLQLPAKWRLAAPDSRVILGLRPHDFRLAEQSEHPAAELRVMEVTGDVSLLHLNWGGFRLHVQLAGRVAAAAGQPLWLAPNLDAIHLFDAASGKRLSES; from the coding sequence ATGGCACGCGTAGAACTGGTGCAAGTGGCCAAACGCTATGGCAAGCAGCGGGTGCTGAACCCGCTCGACCTGATCATTCCAGACGGCAGCTTTACCGTGCTGGTCGGCCCTTCCGGCTGCGGGAAATCCACCCTGCTGCGCCTGCTGGCCGGGCTGGACAGCCTGTCTGGCGGCGCCATCCTGTTGGATAAACAGAAGATTAACGATCTGGATCCGGCCGATCGCGATATCGCCATGGTGTTCCAGAGCTATGCGCTCTATCCGCACCTGACGGTGGCGGAAAACATGGCGTTTCACATGCAGGTGATGAAGGTCGCCAAAGCCGAACAGCACAGCAAGGTGCAGCAGGCGGCGCGCACTCTGGCGATCGAACCGCTGTTGCAGCGTTACCCGCGCGAGCTGTCCGGCGGCCAGCGCCAGCGGGTGGCGATGGGCCGCGCCATGGTGCGCAACCCGAAGGTGTTTCTGTTCGACGAACCGCTGTCCAACCTCGACGCCCAGCTGCGCATGGAGCTGCGCGCCGAAATCAAGGCGCTGCACCAGCAGTTCAAAACCACCACGGTGTACGTCACTCACGATCAAATCGAAGCGATGACGCTGGCTGACCAGATAGTGGTGATGAAAGACGGCGACATCGTGCAGCAAGGCGAGCCGCTGGCGATTTACGATGCCCCGGCCGATACCTTCGTGGCGCGTTTTATCGGCTCACCGCCGATGAACCTGTTGGAGGGGGTGATTACCGACCGCCAGGGCCGGCGCGGCGTCGCCTGCGGCACTCTGTGGCTGCAGCTGCCCGCCAAATGGCGGCTGGCGGCGCCGGACAGCCGGGTGATCCTCGGGCTGCGGCCCCATGACTTCCGCCTGGCGGAACAGAGCGAACACCCGGCGGCCGAGCTGCGGGTTATGGAAGTGACCGGCGACGTCAGCCTGTTGCACCTCAACTGGGGCGGTTTCCGGCTGCACGTGCAGCTGGCCGGGCGGGTTGCCGCGGCCGCCGGCCAGCCGCTGTGGCTGGCGCCCAACCTCGACGCCATCCATCTGTTCGACGCCGCCAGCGGCAAACGGCTAAGCGAAAGCTGA
- a CDS encoding carbohydrate kinase family protein, translated as MMNTATKPTLYVVGNINVDLIMSTLQQWPQKGTEAMLEHSELRPGGSAGNCALALAALETPFRLVANQGNDYFSPWLAQLFPDSSPYWPTYSCETSLTFGVTHPDNERTFFSNQGHITRLSQDDVLHQIPLFAGNGDTVLLCGTFLCTTLLADYPALLQTLRRRGYRIAVDTGWPPQGWSGTLRAQIADWLPFCDILLLNEVETCGMADSDDLYTAARTLNRQQPADAACVVKCGADGARLWCGERQLQAAAHPIAVVDTIGAGDSFNAGFLTACLHGHSAAVALRWGIRAASHAISSSPRQYLDWQTLKTCAGEMI; from the coding sequence ATGATGAATACCGCTACCAAACCCACGCTGTACGTGGTCGGCAATATCAACGTCGACCTGATCATGAGCACCCTGCAACAGTGGCCGCAGAAGGGCACCGAAGCGATGCTCGAGCACAGCGAACTGCGCCCGGGCGGTTCGGCCGGCAACTGTGCCCTGGCGCTGGCGGCGCTGGAAACGCCCTTTCGGCTGGTGGCCAATCAGGGCAACGATTACTTCAGCCCCTGGCTGGCGCAGCTGTTTCCGGACAGCTCGCCGTACTGGCCGACCTACAGCTGTGAAACCTCGCTGACCTTCGGCGTGACCCACCCGGACAACGAGCGCACCTTCTTCAGCAATCAGGGGCATATTACCCGCCTGAGCCAGGACGACGTGCTGCACCAAATCCCGCTGTTCGCCGGCAACGGCGATACCGTGCTTTTGTGCGGCACTTTCCTGTGCACCACCTTGCTGGCGGACTACCCGGCGCTGCTGCAAACCCTGCGCCGGCGCGGCTATCGCATTGCGGTCGACACCGGCTGGCCGCCGCAGGGCTGGAGCGGAACGCTGCGCGCGCAGATCGCCGACTGGCTGCCGTTTTGCGATATTTTGCTGCTCAATGAGGTGGAAACCTGCGGCATGGCCGACAGCGACGATCTCTATACCGCCGCCCGCACCCTGAACCGCCAGCAGCCGGCCGACGCCGCCTGCGTGGTGAAATGCGGCGCGGACGGCGCCCGCCTGTGGTGCGGTGAACGGCAGCTGCAGGCGGCGGCGCACCCGATCGCCGTAGTGGACACCATCGGCGCCGGCGACAGCTTCAACGCCGGTTTCCTGACCGCCTGCCTGCACGGCCACTCCGCCGCCGTGGCGCTGCGCTGGGGTATCCGCGCCGCCAGCCACGCCATCAGCAGCTCGCCGCGCCAGTATCTGGACTGGCAGACCCTGAAAACCTGCGCCGGGGAGATGATTTGA